One part of the Ziziphus jujuba cultivar Dongzao chromosome 2, ASM3175591v1 genome encodes these proteins:
- the LOC112491683 gene encoding glutathione transferase GST 23, with translation MGELKLIATPQSSYCARIQWALKLKDVEYEFIEEDLLNKSPLLLKSNPAYKKVPTILHQGKPLAESLIILEYIDQVWKHYPLLPHDPSDKAIARSSAKFADEKVHTFEVWEAFKSEGEKKEKAIKAAVESLAIVDKQIEGKKYFGGERIGYLDLVYGWLAHWLNVMEEVGGMKLLGKESFPSLHQWCLNFINNPIIRKSIPSGENLVKYLKGSLRYHRALAAANKIKQ, from the exons ATGGGAGAATTGAAGCTGATTGCAACACCCCAAAGCTCTTATTGTGCCAGAATTCAATGGGCACTGAAGCTTAAAGATGTGGAATATGAATTCATAGAAGAAGATTTACTAAACAAAAGCCCTTTGCTTCTCAAATCTAACCCTGCTTACAAAAAAGTCCCAACAATTCTTCATCAGGGCAAACCATTAGCCGAGTCCCTTATCATCCTTGAGTATATTGATCAGGTTTGGAAACACTATCCCTTGCTTCCTCATGATCCATCCGACAAAGCCATTGCTCGTTCATCCGCTAAGTTTGCTGATGAAAAGGTACATACAT TTGAAGTATGGGAAGCTTTCAAATCAGAAGGAGAGAAAAAGGAGAAGGCAATCAAAGCTGCTGTGGAATCATTGGCAATTGTTGATAAGCAGATTGAAGGAAAGAAGTATTTTGGTGGAGAAAGAATAGGGTATTTGGATTTAGTATATGGTTGGTTAGCTCACTGGCTTAATGTTATGGAAGAAGTAGGAGGCATGAAGTTGCTTGGTAAGGAGAGCTTCCCATCACTCCATCAATGGTGTCTGAATTTCATCAATAATCCAATCATCAGAAAATCCATTCCATCCGGAGAAAACCTTGTCAAATACTTAAAAGGAAGCCTCCGCTACCACCGTGCCCTAGCTGCAGCAAACAAAATCAAACAATGA